One Actinospica robiniae DSM 44927 genomic region harbors:
- a CDS encoding GNAT family N-acetyltransferase, translating into MTAAPPREPAPAPAERTRADAYALLADGRAVRLRAATPEDWQLVHDFVESLGPDSLYRRFFGAPSDPGRRLADAVCAPVRDHGAGPTHGALLALLEGEVVGLADWYRVKRSPDAEVAFAVADRLHGRGVATLLAEHLLLAAERAGLRRLVAVTQGDNRTMLGVFVALGVPVTRDWEGGDCVLTIDLDLDSAARAFLADAAAGRERVADEASLRALLEPRAVVVVGDANDGPTRRLLRDLEPFPGPVYHAAPGDERDPRARNAPHPALITAPPELAVVTTPPEQALDAARRCAAWGVKALIVTAVGFEPAVGRELLEVCHEAGMRLVGPGSLGVANPRGARRLSALLSAKAPLPGPAGVAVQSGGVGLALLSHLDRLGIGVSCFAAVGEKYDVSANDLLLLWEQDPQTRFGLLHVQSFGNPRKFARTARRLSRRIPLLAVDPEQSASAARTALYAQAGIIAVPSLGALVCAAALAAQQPRPAGRRVAVLGNTQGMVSLAAQACLKAGLDVIEARDLTPKADGAMLAEAVAALRPAPEAVLVALAPTLPEPVGLSEVADLLPPEAVLLAVYVDQPESVAVRRAGSGPETFRPVPSYNDAATAANALAALVRAAESAGRAEEYAQVPAGVDLVSVRTLIEQRLALDPDGAELAQDESSALLAALGVSGLSVEEGVAAQGSMARLTAWQDPIFGPVLTLAGDRDRTGRILLVPAGAREVAELAERVAGRPGPQLADLVGRIATLVDRCPEAASVRIDTDGLRVCAVQLALAPLEAGNPHLRRLRPAPVE; encoded by the coding sequence GTGACCGCAGCGCCGCCTCGAGAACCGGCCCCGGCGCCGGCCGAACGGACCCGCGCCGACGCCTACGCGCTCCTCGCCGACGGCCGAGCCGTGCGGCTGCGGGCCGCCACGCCCGAGGACTGGCAGCTCGTGCACGACTTCGTCGAGAGCCTGGGCCCGGACAGCCTCTACCGCCGCTTCTTCGGCGCGCCCAGCGATCCGGGCCGCCGGCTGGCCGACGCGGTGTGCGCCCCGGTCCGGGACCACGGCGCCGGGCCGACGCACGGAGCCCTGCTCGCGCTGCTCGAGGGCGAGGTCGTCGGGCTGGCGGACTGGTACCGGGTCAAGCGCTCGCCGGACGCGGAGGTCGCCTTCGCCGTCGCCGACCGGCTGCACGGGCGCGGCGTGGCCACGCTGCTCGCCGAGCACCTGCTGCTGGCCGCCGAGCGCGCCGGACTGCGCCGGCTGGTCGCGGTCACCCAGGGGGACAACCGGACCATGCTCGGGGTCTTCGTCGCCCTCGGCGTGCCGGTCACCCGGGACTGGGAGGGCGGGGACTGCGTGCTGACCATCGACCTCGATCTCGACTCGGCGGCCCGGGCCTTCCTGGCCGACGCCGCGGCCGGGCGGGAGCGGGTCGCCGACGAGGCGAGTCTGCGGGCCCTGCTCGAACCGCGCGCGGTGGTCGTGGTCGGAGACGCGAACGACGGTCCGACCCGGCGGCTGCTGCGCGACCTCGAACCCTTCCCCGGGCCGGTCTACCACGCCGCCCCGGGCGACGAGCGCGATCCGCGGGCCCGCAACGCGCCGCATCCCGCGCTGATCACCGCGCCGCCGGAGCTCGCCGTGGTCACCACCCCGCCCGAGCAGGCGCTCGACGCGGCCCGGCGCTGCGCCGCCTGGGGCGTCAAGGCCCTGATCGTGACCGCGGTCGGGTTCGAACCGGCGGTCGGGCGGGAGCTGCTCGAGGTCTGCCACGAGGCCGGGATGCGGCTGGTCGGGCCGGGCAGCCTGGGCGTGGCCAACCCGCGCGGGGCCCGGCGCCTCAGCGCCCTGCTCTCGGCGAAGGCGCCGCTGCCGGGGCCGGCCGGGGTGGCCGTGCAGTCCGGCGGGGTCGGGCTCGCGCTGCTCAGCCACCTCGACCGGCTCGGCATCGGCGTGAGCTGCTTCGCCGCGGTGGGGGAGAAGTACGACGTCAGCGCGAACGACCTGCTGCTGCTGTGGGAGCAGGACCCGCAGACCCGGTTCGGGCTGCTGCACGTGCAGTCCTTCGGCAATCCGCGCAAGTTCGCCCGCACCGCCCGGCGGCTCTCCCGCCGGATCCCGCTGCTCGCGGTCGATCCGGAGCAGTCGGCCAGCGCGGCGCGCACCGCGCTCTACGCCCAGGCCGGGATCATCGCGGTGCCCTCGCTCGGCGCGCTGGTGTGCGCGGCCGCGCTGGCCGCGCAACAGCCGCGGCCGGCCGGGCGCCGGGTGGCGGTGCTGGGTAACACCCAGGGCATGGTCAGCCTGGCCGCGCAGGCCTGCCTGAAGGCGGGGCTGGACGTGATCGAGGCGCGCGACCTGACGCCGAAGGCCGACGGCGCGATGCTGGCCGAGGCCGTCGCCGCGCTCCGGCCCGCGCCGGAGGCGGTGCTGGTCGCGCTCGCGCCCACCCTGCCGGAGCCGGTCGGGCTGAGCGAGGTGGCCGATCTGCTGCCGCCGGAGGCCGTCCTGCTCGCGGTGTACGTGGACCAGCCCGAGTCGGTCGCGGTGCGGCGGGCCGGCTCCGGCCCGGAGACCTTCCGACCCGTGCCGAGCTACAACGACGCCGCCACCGCCGCGAACGCGCTGGCCGCGCTGGTGCGCGCGGCGGAATCGGCCGGCCGCGCCGAGGAGTACGCACAGGTGCCCGCCGGGGTGGATCTCGTCAGCGTCAGGACGCTGATCGAGCAGCGGCTGGCGCTCGACCCCGACGGTGCGGAGTTGGCGCAGGACGAGAGCTCCGCGTTGCTCGCCGCGCTCGGTGTCAGTGGCCTGAGCGTCGAAGAAGGCGTTGCGGCGCAAGGAAGTATGGCTCGGCTCACGGCGTGGCAGGACCCGATCTTCGGGCCCGTACTCACCCTCGCCGGGGACCGCGACCGCACCGGCCGGATCCTGCTGGTCCCGGCCGGCGCCCGGGAGGTGGCGGAGCTGGCCGAACGGGTCGCCGGGCGGCCCGGCCCGCAGCTGGCCGACCTGGTCGGGCGGATCGCGACGCTGGTGGACCGCTGCCCGGAGGCCGCCTCGGTCCGGATCGACACCGACGGCCTGCGCGTGTGCGCGGTGCAGCTGGCGCTCGCGCCGCTGGAGGCCGGAAACCCGCACCTGCGGCGGCTGCGGCCCGCGCCGGTGGAATGA
- a CDS encoding acetoin utilization protein AcuC gives MPWDESMLRYDFGPEHPLAPIRVELTMALARELGVLDAEGVRLVPVPPASDEDLELVHDPGYIAVVRDALQTDPARLARFGLGTPDNPVFTHMHEASALIAGASARAAEAVWTGEAEHAANMAGGLHHAMRAKASGFCVYNDAAYAIAHLLRLGAERVAYVDVDVHHGDGVQAAFYDDPRVLTISVHESPRSLFPGTGHPAESGGPDALGMSVNVALPAYTEDAGWLRAFDAVVPPLIEAFAPQVLVTQLGCDSHRLDPLAHLELSLDAQRAAMAELHGLAHRHAGGRWLLLGGGGYALVQVVPRIWASALAEAAHRPVPAETPTPVGWRGYVARRTGDAHAPEFIGDDAEIGFRRWLEGYDPANEVDRAIMATRKAVFPEHGLDPQP, from the coding sequence GTGCCCTGGGACGAGTCGATGCTGCGCTACGACTTCGGGCCCGAGCATCCGCTCGCCCCGATCCGGGTCGAGCTCACCATGGCGCTCGCCCGCGAGCTCGGCGTGCTCGACGCCGAGGGCGTGCGCCTGGTCCCGGTGCCTCCGGCGAGCGACGAAGACCTCGAACTCGTCCACGATCCCGGTTACATCGCCGTGGTCCGCGACGCGCTGCAGACCGATCCGGCGCGATTGGCCCGGTTCGGCCTGGGGACGCCCGACAATCCCGTCTTCACCCACATGCACGAGGCCTCCGCGCTCATCGCCGGGGCCAGCGCGCGGGCGGCCGAGGCAGTGTGGACCGGCGAGGCGGAACACGCCGCGAACATGGCCGGCGGCCTGCACCACGCGATGCGCGCGAAGGCATCAGGCTTCTGCGTCTACAACGACGCCGCCTACGCCATCGCCCACCTGCTCCGGCTCGGCGCCGAGCGCGTGGCCTACGTCGACGTGGACGTCCACCACGGCGACGGTGTGCAAGCGGCTTTCTACGACGATCCTCGGGTGCTGACGATCAGTGTGCACGAGAGCCCGCGCAGCCTGTTCCCCGGCACCGGCCATCCCGCCGAGTCCGGCGGCCCCGACGCGCTCGGCATGAGCGTCAACGTGGCGCTGCCCGCCTACACCGAGGACGCCGGGTGGCTGCGGGCGTTCGACGCGGTGGTGCCGCCGCTGATCGAGGCGTTCGCGCCGCAGGTGCTGGTGACCCAGCTCGGCTGCGACAGCCACCGGCTCGACCCGCTCGCGCACCTCGAACTCTCCCTCGACGCCCAGCGCGCGGCGATGGCCGAGCTGCACGGCCTCGCCCACCGGCACGCGGGCGGCAGATGGCTGCTGCTCGGCGGGGGCGGCTACGCGCTGGTCCAGGTCGTGCCGCGGATCTGGGCCTCGGCGCTGGCCGAGGCCGCGCACCGGCCGGTGCCCGCCGAGACGCCCACCCCGGTCGGCTGGCGCGGCTACGTCGCCCGGCGGACCGGCGACGCGCACGCGCCGGAGTTCATCGGGGACGACGCCGAGATCGGCTTCCGCCGCTGGTTGGAGGGCTACGACCCGGCGAACGAGGTCGACCGCGCGATCATGGCCACCCGAAAGGCGGTCTTCCCGGAACACGGCCTCGATCCCCAGCCCTGA
- a CDS encoding gluconokinase: MSPAVPESASPASTTSQPAHAGGPPPVILVMGVSGSGKTTVGNLLAQRLGWRYAEADDFHPAANVAKMAAGHPLDDADREPWLEAIGAWIDEVSAAGEPAVVTCSALKHTYREILRTGRPQVRVVYLDVPFDVVAARLSHREGHFFPARLLETQYRDLEPPAAEDGVLSIPVDAATTPERIVDLALALGAAR, translated from the coding sequence TTGAGCCCCGCCGTACCCGAGTCCGCGTCGCCCGCCTCGACCACCTCGCAGCCGGCGCACGCCGGCGGGCCGCCCCCGGTGATCCTGGTGATGGGGGTCTCCGGCAGCGGCAAGACCACGGTGGGCAACCTGCTCGCCCAGCGCCTCGGCTGGCGCTACGCCGAGGCCGACGACTTCCACCCCGCCGCGAACGTGGCCAAGATGGCCGCGGGCCACCCGCTCGACGACGCCGACCGCGAGCCCTGGCTGGAGGCCATCGGCGCGTGGATCGACGAGGTCTCGGCCGCGGGCGAGCCGGCCGTGGTCACCTGCTCGGCGCTCAAGCACACCTACCGCGAGATACTGCGCACCGGCCGCCCGCAGGTGCGCGTGGTCTACCTCGACGTCCCCTTCGACGTGGTCGCCGCCCGGCTGAGCCACCGGGAGGGGCACTTCTTCCCGGCCCGGCTCCTAGAGACCCAGTACCGCGACCTCGAGCCGCCCGCCGCCGAGGACGGCGTGCTGAGCATCCCGGTCGACGCGGCCACCACGCCCGAGCGGATCGTCGATCTCGCCCTGGCGCTGGGCGCGGCACGCTGA
- a CDS encoding HdeD family acid-resistance protein has product MDGMTSKSGTGPMPGPLQQLAHSAWQIVLAIAVASFVLGLIVLTWPHATLHVVGVIFGLYLLISGIAQVAASFGTHAETSMRVLAFVSGALSILLGIFCLRGPLESILLLALWIGISWLFRGFSLLISSTSDPAMPASGWQIFAGLIIIIAGIVVLVAPLTSIWALALLVGIWLLFMGAVEGWTALRLRSEAKHLPAGV; this is encoded by the coding sequence ATGGACGGCATGACGAGCAAGAGCGGGACCGGCCCGATGCCCGGTCCGTTGCAGCAGTTGGCGCACAGCGCCTGGCAGATCGTGCTGGCGATCGCGGTGGCTTCGTTCGTGCTCGGCCTGATCGTGCTGACCTGGCCGCACGCGACCCTGCACGTGGTCGGCGTGATCTTCGGCCTCTACCTGCTGATCAGCGGGATCGCGCAGGTGGCCGCCTCCTTCGGCACGCACGCGGAGACCTCGATGCGGGTGCTCGCCTTCGTCAGCGGCGCGCTCTCGATCCTGCTGGGCATCTTCTGCCTGCGCGGGCCGCTGGAGTCGATCCTGCTGCTGGCGCTGTGGATCGGGATCAGCTGGCTCTTCCGCGGCTTCTCGCTGCTGATCTCCTCGACCTCCGACCCGGCCATGCCGGCGAGCGGCTGGCAGATCTTCGCCGGCCTGATCATCATCATCGCGGGCATCGTGGTGCTGGTGGCGCCGCTCACCTCGATCTGGGCGCTCGCGCTGCTGGTCGGCATCTGGCTGCTGTTCATGGGCGCGGTCGAGGGGTGGACGGCGCTGCGGCTGCGGTCCGAGGCGAAGCACCTGCCCGCCGGCGTGTGA
- a CDS encoding ATP-dependent Clp protease ATP-binding subunit — protein MSLSSFGSPGEDPFNDLLNRFFGMSAGSRPPAVQRVPIGRLLTESARELLARASLRAQEDGSEDLDTEHLLWASTQTEPTRTLLRRAKIDPDVLGSAVAEALPGESGTPSAEPGLTPAAKRALIGAHARSQAAQVSYVGPEHILAALLEDPDSGVGRFLADRRVDPEELTRQFEAEPGQAAGRPPARESETPTLDDYGRDLTAEAREGRLDPVVGRAEEIEQTVEILSRRSKNNPVLIGEPGVGKTAIVEGLAQRIVAGEVPATLEGRRVVALDVAGLVAGAKYRGEFEERLKNVIAEVGRAQDSTILFIDELHTVVGAGAGGESSMDAGNILKPALARGELHVVGATTVDEYRRNIEKDAALERRFQPVLIPEPSVDETVQILEGLRDAYEAHHQVRFSDAALGAAAQLSDRYISDRFLPDKAIDLIDQAGARARLRSSGKSAEVVSREDRIARLGRERDQAVAAEDYARAAEIKEKIGQVKAELAGIGERREGVIEVTANDIAEILAKRTGIPVAQLTEDEKRRLLKLEDALHQRVIGQDEAVSAVAEAVRRNRSGMGDADRPVGSFLFLGPTGVGKTELAKALAQLLFGDEDRMIRFDMSEFQEKHTVSRLVGSPPGYVGYEDAAQLTDKVRRRPYCVLLFDEVEKAHPDVFNVLLQVLDDGRLTDAKGRTVDFRHTVVIMTSNLGSQLILAHHGEVEQIRDRLMETLKARFPPEFLNRIDEIVVFHALGRPELAEIIDLLLDRSRHRVRAQGLELEVTDAAKRRLVELGHQPEFGARPLRRTLQTQLDNRLANLLLDGALDPGDLLRADIGEDGEIRVTVASPKPGGPASQGTAGPPDDGGDNAFAGSVTGS, from the coding sequence ATGTCCCTCTCGTCATTCGGCTCCCCCGGCGAGGATCCGTTCAACGATCTGCTCAACCGCTTCTTCGGGATGTCCGCGGGCAGCCGGCCGCCGGCCGTGCAGCGGGTGCCGATCGGGCGGCTGCTGACCGAATCGGCCCGCGAACTGCTCGCCCGCGCGTCGCTGCGGGCGCAGGAGGACGGCAGCGAGGACCTCGACACCGAGCACCTGCTGTGGGCCTCGACCCAGACCGAGCCGACCCGCACCCTGCTGCGGCGCGCCAAGATCGACCCGGACGTGCTCGGCAGCGCCGTGGCCGAGGCGCTGCCCGGGGAGTCGGGCACCCCGTCGGCCGAGCCGGGCCTGACCCCGGCGGCCAAGCGCGCGCTGATCGGCGCGCACGCCCGGTCGCAGGCGGCGCAGGTCTCCTACGTGGGGCCGGAGCACATCCTGGCCGCGCTGCTCGAAGACCCCGACTCCGGCGTCGGCCGGTTCCTGGCCGACCGGCGCGTCGACCCGGAGGAGCTCACCCGGCAGTTCGAAGCGGAGCCGGGCCAGGCCGCGGGCCGGCCGCCGGCCCGCGAGAGCGAGACCCCGACCCTGGACGACTACGGCCGCGACCTGACCGCCGAGGCGCGCGAAGGCAGGCTCGACCCGGTGGTCGGCCGGGCCGAGGAGATCGAGCAGACGGTCGAGATCCTCTCCCGCCGTTCGAAGAACAACCCGGTGCTGATCGGCGAGCCGGGCGTGGGCAAGACCGCGATCGTGGAGGGCCTGGCCCAGCGGATCGTGGCCGGCGAGGTGCCGGCGACGCTCGAGGGCCGCCGGGTGGTGGCGCTGGACGTGGCCGGGCTGGTCGCGGGCGCGAAGTACCGCGGCGAGTTCGAGGAGCGGCTCAAGAACGTGATCGCCGAGGTCGGAAGGGCGCAGGACTCGACCATCCTGTTCATCGACGAGCTGCACACGGTGGTCGGCGCGGGCGCCGGCGGCGAGAGCTCGATGGACGCGGGCAACATCCTCAAGCCCGCCCTCGCCCGCGGCGAGCTGCACGTGGTCGGGGCGACCACGGTGGACGAGTACCGACGCAACATCGAGAAGGACGCCGCGTTGGAACGGCGCTTCCAGCCGGTGCTGATCCCCGAGCCGAGTGTGGACGAGACCGTGCAGATCCTCGAGGGTCTGCGCGACGCCTACGAGGCCCACCACCAGGTGCGCTTCAGCGACGCGGCGCTCGGCGCGGCGGCGCAGCTCTCGGACCGCTACATCTCCGACCGCTTCCTGCCGGACAAGGCGATCGACCTGATCGACCAGGCCGGCGCGCGGGCGCGGCTGCGCTCCTCCGGCAAGTCCGCCGAGGTGGTCTCCCGCGAGGACCGCATCGCCCGGCTCGGGCGGGAGCGGGACCAGGCGGTGGCGGCCGAGGACTACGCCCGGGCGGCCGAGATCAAGGAGAAGATCGGCCAGGTCAAGGCCGAGCTCGCCGGGATCGGGGAGCGGCGCGAGGGCGTGATCGAGGTGACCGCGAACGACATCGCCGAGATCCTGGCCAAGCGCACCGGCATCCCGGTCGCGCAGCTGACCGAGGACGAGAAGCGCCGCCTGCTCAAGCTCGAGGACGCACTGCACCAGCGGGTGATCGGCCAGGACGAGGCGGTCTCTGCGGTGGCCGAGGCGGTGCGGCGCAACCGGTCCGGGATGGGCGACGCGGACCGCCCGGTCGGCTCGTTCCTCTTCCTCGGTCCGACCGGGGTGGGCAAGACCGAGCTGGCCAAGGCGCTCGCGCAGCTGCTGTTCGGCGACGAGGACCGGATGATCCGGTTCGACATGAGCGAGTTCCAGGAGAAGCACACCGTCTCGCGTCTCGTGGGCTCCCCGCCCGGCTACGTCGGCTACGAGGACGCCGCGCAGCTGACCGACAAGGTGCGCCGCCGCCCGTACTGCGTGCTGCTGTTCGACGAGGTGGAGAAGGCACACCCGGACGTGTTCAACGTCCTGCTGCAGGTGCTCGACGACGGCCGGCTGACCGACGCCAAGGGCCGCACGGTGGACTTCCGGCACACCGTGGTGATCATGACGAGCAACCTGGGCTCGCAGCTGATCCTGGCCCATCACGGCGAGGTCGAGCAGATCCGGGACCGGCTGATGGAGACGCTCAAGGCGCGCTTCCCGCCGGAGTTCCTCAACCGCATCGACGAGATCGTGGTCTTCCACGCGCTCGGCCGGCCCGAGCTGGCGGAGATCATCGACCTCCTGCTCGACCGCAGCCGGCACCGGGTGCGGGCGCAGGGTCTGGAGCTGGAGGTCACCGACGCGGCCAAGCGGCGGCTGGTCGAGCTGGGCCACCAGCCCGAGTTCGGCGCCCGCCCGCTGCGCCGCACGCTGCAGACCCAACTGGACAACCGCCTCGCCAACCTGCTGCTCGACGGCGCCCTCGATCCGGGCGACCTGCTGCGCGCGGACATCGGCGAGGACGGGGAGATCAGGGTGACGGTCGCCAGCCCGAAGCCGGGCGGACCAGCGTCTCAGGGGACTGCTGGCCCGCCGGACGACGGCGGGGACAACGCTTTCGCCGGGAGCGTCACCGGGTCCTGA